In Panicum virgatum strain AP13 chromosome 5K, P.virgatum_v5, whole genome shotgun sequence, the genomic window GTGCTCAACTTGTTCCTCTTGCTTTACTGTTCTTTGTACATCAGATTGTCACAAATTGATGCAGGATGTGGACAATGCCTAAACTGATGAGATCGTCGTTGATTGATGCAAGATGAACACCATGTTACCTAAACTTTGTGTATTGCATACTAAAACTTTTTTCTCGCCCGTAGCAACTGCAtactaaattttttttctcgcccgtagcaacgcacggacaTGCCAACTAATAAACCTGGCGACGGTGCGTCGCTCGGCACCGTCGTCCCGCCTGCGCCATCGTCCCGCAGCTCGCTTTCTCTTCCCCGTCCGATTTTTCGTCCCGCCACTCGCTCCCTCTTCTCCGCTCAATCCCCAGCGATCCCGCACCTCGCTCAATCTCCGCGATCCCGCACCTCGCTCAATCTCCGCGCTCCCAGACTCCCGCGCTCCACACGCAATCCCGGTTTTCCTTCCGTCAGCTGTGCCATCGTGATCCCCGCCCTGGCGCTCCATCCGCCGTCGCCCTAGCAGAACCGGCGCCCCACCGCACAGCCTTCCCCACCATGCCCGGCCGTCGACCCATCCAAGCCACGCGCGGGCGGAACCGCCGCCGCGTTGTCAACCTATTCAAGACGTGGCTACCTTGCTCCACCCCATCCCCCTCCTCATCGCTCCTTCGCttcaccccgccgccggccggcctcctctcCATCTCCGCGCACTGCACCCCGTGACGCCGCCCCGCGCTAGGCCCCGCAGATCCACCCTGACGCGCCTTGGGGACATGTTCCGCCGCTCTGCCGAGGACGTCCCACTCCGGCCAGATCCGGACCCCACCTCTCTCCCTAGCAAGCCCTAGCAtgccccgccgacgccgccgattAGGTGCTACGCCGGGTCCTCATCCCGCTCGTCCTTTTCACGGGGCTCGCCTTCCgtgtggacggcggcggcggcgcgctccccgCGCCCACGCCCTGCATCGCGCTTCCCGAAGGAGCTGTTCTGGAGGAcgatggagcggcggcggcgcgctccacGGGCATCACGACACCGCCACGGGATTGCGTGCGGGGATCGTCATACAACCGCAATAAACGGCCGCCGgcatcctctccctctctctttcttgGTGCGGAATGGGAAGCTGACGAACGGCAGGATGCCCGCCCCACCCACCACCGTGGCCAAGGGAAACCAGCCCACCGTCCTGTCGCAGAGGGCCTCGTTCCCGGCGCGGGGGCTAGCCGGTGGCACCAAGAAGGCCTCATCCgtcgcagcggcggcagcggtacCCAAGCTAAGCTAAGGCAGTCGTGGCCAACAGATCAGGACCATCGCGGCGTCAGGTTGGTTTCAGTTCGCTCTCCAGTTGGATAGGTAGCATGTTTGACTGTTTGTCGTGTTTGCTCAATTCTGGAGTCAGAATTGAATTACGTGCAGGACGAGCGGCAGACAAGAAGCCAAAGGCGAATCCGGCTCGGACGCCTGTTGCTCGCCAGTCGATGGTAAAGATCCTTCCTTGACTGGTATCTTGCTTGAAGCTGGCATCTTTTTCGTCTATTTTTTGTTGCATCAGTGGATTCGGCTGCGCCAAATGATGCAACTCCCGCACCAAGAGTAGTTGCTGGACCACTACAAATCAAGATTTGGGCATACGTTTTCCCCCCTTTTgcgttgcaatttcagttatTGTCTCTAAATAGAATGCACCACTATTATCGGTTGTCTGGACATTTGctattgatcccatttctgatGCTTGCTAGAAATGATTCAATCAATATAAAGTTGTTGCCTTACTAGATCGACTAATCAAAACCGTTATCAATTTATGATTTTTATCAAAAGGCTTGGCATTTTCGTTTGCAGAAACTCTTGAAATTGGGTATCAGGTCACATGAGAACGCCCCCAAACCATTGAAACAAGTGCAGCCAGGGAAAACAGACGATGATGTGCGCTCCATCACATTGTGAGAAATTCTTCATGATAGAGTGATAGTCTCTTTTTTATTCTTCCATGTGGTATAAATGATTGTTGTCATGCCGTGTTGTTTTGCAGAAGTACGAATACTCCCCATGTAGCAGCTCGCAAGAGTGCCGCTGCTGGCTTTAGTTTCAGATTGGAGCAGCGTTCTGAGAAGCGAAAGGTGGTGAGCAATAGATTGGTCATGTTTGATTATTGTCCCTTCCATTTAATCGAGTTTAGTCTGTTAAAGAAATGGCAATACTTTCAGTATTTGGTTCTTGTCAGTTGTGATGAGCTATGAACTGTTCTCTTCTGAGATGTAGACACTCCTTCTTGACAGCATCGCTCTCGAGTCAGCACATACATAATAGTTGTAACATGTAAGTATACTGCTTTGATTTGCTTATGTTTCTGATCATtgaattcaattctttgtcaAATTCAGTTTTAGCTAATCTTTTGTTCTGAGCTTAGTTGCCCAATTTCCTAATAATGCCATGCTTATCTTAGTTGTCCAAGCAtgcaggattttttttttttgcttctcttCCATATAAAAATTGTGTTTTCAGTGCTTGTACCTCTGAATACATCAACTCTATCTGCGACCTCTGCACCCCTACTTTCAGCTGGTATTCTGCTAAAGGACAACCATGTTGCTGAATTTGACTACAAGCAGGTCACATAGCTGACAAATATTTGGCTTTTCTTGAACTGTTGATGCACCCATGGACAGTAATGCCATTTAAGATTTTGCTGAATTCAGGTTCATAAAAAGTTCTACAAGTGATTTATTCTATGGGGGCAACACTGAAATGTTCATGGTCAGCTTGGGATTCAGAGGTGTGCACACTTACTAGAtcatcaaaaataaaaaaagactaTAAGATAGAAATTGCAAGCTGTTAAATGTTAAGTCTTTATGAGGAGGTTTTGTTTcatacgaatcaattttgtccatATGTTTGCCATCTGGTATTATTCTAATTATGTAGCAAAACTACCTGGCAACAAGACATGCAAGTTACTAACGCTTCTTTTATGTGTAAGAACATGAAATTTTGTGCTGTTTATGGGCAGGCCAATATTAATTCATTTTTTTATGGAAAAGCTTGACAATATGGCTTGCCAATTCATTCAAATATTTGCTTCTAACTTCATTCAGCTGTGGCTAAATGCACACCGTTCAGGACCATCCTTGAGTGACATGTGTTTGTTTCTAATGCCTAATTGAGCAATGCTTTATTCTGTAGATCTTTCTTGTATGGTCTCCTAATATGTGTTATAGGCACAAAACAGTTTTAACGGAGAATTGGAAAATAATGATAATACCAACTCTTCGTTTGCTAACATGTTTTGCCAATTATTGATGATATTGCACATTGCTGCTTGCACTTCAGAAAGAAGGAATAACAAATCATTTCGATCTGACCAATTAAGAAAATCAAAGCACACTCTTGATTCTTGTATTCCTTGTATATACGAGTGCAGAAGGTTAACCTTTTATATGAAGGGAGTACTCTGCTACAAGCCTACAACAATCTATACAGTTGCATAAACTGAAATTTTTTAATGTTCTTATTATGTGAGGAACCATAATTATATATGAAATTCTAGCATCTTTTCAGTCTTTTTCATTTGTTCTTACTTTGGCTGCCTGAACTAAACTAGCCTATGTTTTTAAGGcctcgcctaggcgacaaggtgGTGGCAGCTCGCCTTGCTTAAGGTGTCGCCTTAGTCCGCCTTAGCCCGtctaggcgataaggcggtAGTGGATCGCCTCGCTttaccgctttaaaaacatAACTAGCATTACTTTTGTTGTAGATGCTTTCATCAGATGGCAATCAGGTGTGCTGAATGCAGACATCAGCGGTAACTAGTCCTGGGCATTCCGTTCTAACCGAATCGATCGTTTCGGTTCTTCAGTTCCCAGTGAAGTTCGGTTATTCAAAAATAGGAACTGTTCGGTTCTTTTTAGGATCAAGAACTGAGCAATTTCGGTTTCGGTTAGTTCGGTTCGGCTCCGGTTCTAACCGAACTTCACCTTGCATGCAGTGCAGGGGAGAGCCACCGCGGCGCGCCTGGCTTGCCAGGGACTACTGCCGCCATGCACCGCCAACTTCTTGCCTGTAGGGGACGGCCGTGTCGCCGTCTGGCCTGCCGCCGTTGTGCCCCTGGCGTGCCGGGGAGGCGGGGAGCAACGCGGCGCCTGGCCAGTGGGCTTGCCGGACTCGGAGACCACCACTGCGGGGATAGCGCGGCTGCCGAagagggcggggcggcggccggagaggagccgcgcgccggcggccggggagggcggGGCGGTGGCTGGAgaggagcagcgccggcagCGGCCGGGGAGGGCGGGGTGGTGGCTGGagaggagcagcgccggcggccggggaggacagcgcggcggccggggatggCGGGGCAGTGGCCAAGGagggcagggcggcggccggagtgAAGCTGGGGTGGCGGCTTGGGTGGGCGACGCGGCAGCCGGGGAGGGGCTGGGCTCCCTGCGCGGTCGCGCCTGCGACCGTGGGGGCTGCTGGCAGCGGcggggtggggggaggggggagggggtgcggtgggggcctggtgcagcggcgggtggggggggggctggTGGGGGTGAGACGGTGAGTGGCCAGAGGTAGGGTTTTGTTTGGGCTTTTGGGCCATCTAGCAGTTTATGGGCCGAATGTAGGATGAGACCGGTTCTTCGGTTAACCGAGCTTAGGAACCGAACCAAACCGAGTATTTCGGTTCCTGAGAATTAGGAACTGAAATTCTcggtttcggttcggttcggctcCGGTTCTCGGTTTTTCGTGCCCAGGGCTAGCGGTGACATGGAAGTAATAAGAAAATTAGTTTCAAGTTAATTGCTGTTTTGTATCATCCGCTCCTCTAATCATGTATGTACATCAAGTGACATCAAACCAGCACAATTGTTGTTCCAATTATGGAGCTAAGATTATTGTGCATTCTGCATTCGTCAACTAAGCTGGAGGGGTGCTAGAGGCCAAAGCTATGGGACTTGCTTGCAAAATGCCACGTGGGCGTCAAGGAGGTAAGGTGTAAGGGAACCGAGTTTGACTAAAATTATTATTGTCATTGTTATCTATGCGCACATATTCCTTCCCTCTCAATTGAAACATATGGTGCAGACACGCTTCTTGGATTTGGGATGAGCTAAATGGATCTATATATAAAAATCTTGGTGGTAGCAAATATTTGTTTGATCATTCATCTGAATCTAATAATGTTCTATTGGCGCATTTCTTAAAAAAAGTGGTTTGAAGATGCTGCATACTCAACTATAAGGAGGTGGTGGCGAGGAGTGGTTGACACGCAAATGTGGATTTCTGTTATGTTCACACACCTCCAACAATTTATTTGCATAGTGGGGATTAACTACGCAGAGCATAAATATTGTTTAAAATAAAGTGTGCATATATTGCTATTTAATTTATGTTACAGGTATTTGGTATCATGAAAATTGTTGCTCATACAAGAAATTTATTTTACCCATTGCAATGCACGCCCATGAACCTAGTATTGTATAATTATTATACATGTCCATTCAACAAATTAGACAGTGCTGCGGCCCTAGCTGGCTAGCAGTACCATCCTCCTGCCGCTGCTGTAACAAATGATTCGACCTGCACGAACCATCGGGGCACCAACCAGGCAGCTTACTGGCAGATTGGATAGACTGGTGCCCCAATACTACTTGATTGGATACCCGCTTCTATTTTTCGTTACTATAAATACTATTTGAAGGAATGGTAACACGACTGCCTCTAAAAATAGGTCTGCAGGGGCGGGTCACCCTTCACCTATTTGTACAaatccattttcaggggcgggtgtcGCCCTGGTCTGCTCCTAAAAATGGATTTGCACGGGCGGGTAAGAGGGTGACCCGCTCTTGCAGATATATGCCCATCCCTTTAAAAAATTAacagatttgaatttaaatttttttaatatactTCCTCTATCTTTTAAAATTTGGATTCCCATCAATTTTGAGTTATCAAGCTAGTTCGTGATCGAATGTCATAATGATCGACATAGAAAATTAtttcataaatataaataattatacATGAAAAATTAAATCATATAGAAATAAAACATATATATAATACAAAGCATCATTATAGTACATCATTAAAATTTAAGCACAAACATATATTTTTCTCCTATTTACCAGCGCTACTAGAGGAGACAAAGTGCTGTTGGTCCTCCCACTCACGAAGAGCAATGTTTAGGGTTCATTGCTAATCCGTGATCTTCCTTAAAAAATATGCCTCTTGGATGGATCACTTGGTGCATAATGAAATGACATAAATCGACGACTATATGTAGAAGTTATTCCTCATGGAGTGACCCTCGT contains:
- the LOC120709780 gene encoding uncharacterized protein LOC120709780, with the protein product MFRRSAEDVLRRVLIPLVLFTGLAFRVDGGGGALPAPTPCIALPEGAVLEDDGAAAARSTGITTPPRDCVRGSSYNRNKRPPASSPSLFLGAEWEADERQDARPTHHRGQGKPAHRPVAEGLVPGAGASRWHQEGLIRRSGGSGTQAKLRQSWPTDQDHRGVRIELRAGRAADKKPKANPARTPVARQSMKLLKLGIRSHENAPKPLKQVQPGKTDDDVRSITLSTNTPHVAARKSAAAGFSFRLEQRSEKRKVVSNRLVMFDYCPFHLIEFSLLKKWQYFQYLVLVSCDEL